A genomic window from Herbiconiux aconitum includes:
- a CDS encoding amidase domain-containing protein, with protein MEAMTLRMKNPMSLFAALAAGLLTASLAGCTGENSEGGSDAAASLSKDSAAAEDRVSVAEIAPASGSLGGGTEVTIEGAGFADVASVSFGPTPATSFAVVDEKTLTAVTPTAVDFAVADVPVTVTLDDGSQVESDTTFGYEIQTPVDSQMNYAFTYWRDYNLAEWGEFPDNDCGNFVNQAMLARGWTQNADWFSEYATTGDYSLSWIRGNEMDAYYDSRPDTTRLELTQRDQVKVGDVVMFDWDPLNDNGVDHTMMVSQVLPNLDGTIAIKLVGHTLDAQYRDLDNAITVEKPGGTAHFWSIA; from the coding sequence GTGCACCGGCGAGAACTCCGAAGGCGGATCGGATGCCGCAGCATCACTGTCCAAGGACTCCGCGGCGGCCGAGGATCGGGTGTCGGTGGCGGAGATCGCACCCGCCAGCGGCTCACTCGGCGGCGGCACCGAGGTCACCATCGAGGGCGCCGGGTTCGCGGATGTCGCATCCGTCTCCTTCGGGCCCACCCCCGCCACCTCCTTCGCCGTCGTCGACGAGAAGACCCTCACCGCCGTCACTCCGACGGCGGTCGACTTCGCCGTCGCGGACGTGCCGGTCACCGTGACCCTCGACGACGGCTCGCAGGTGGAGTCCGACACGACCTTCGGCTACGAGATCCAGACCCCCGTCGACAGTCAGATGAACTACGCGTTCACCTACTGGCGGGACTACAACCTCGCCGAGTGGGGCGAGTTCCCCGACAACGACTGCGGCAACTTCGTGAACCAGGCCATGCTCGCCCGGGGCTGGACGCAGAACGCCGACTGGTTCAGCGAGTACGCCACCACCGGCGACTACAGCCTCAGCTGGATCCGCGGCAACGAGATGGATGCCTACTACGACTCCCGACCCGACACCACGCGCCTCGAACTCACCCAGCGCGACCAGGTGAAGGTGGGCGACGTCGTGATGTTCGACTGGGACCCGCTGAACGACAACGGCGTCGACCACACGATGATGGTGTCGCAGGTGCTGCCGAACCTCGACGGCACGATCGCCATCAAGCTCGTGGGCCACACCCTCGACGCGCAATACCGCGACCTCGACAACGCCATCACCGTCGAGAAGCCGGGCGGCACGGCCCACTTCTGGTCGATCGCGTAG
- a CDS encoding TetR/AcrR family transcriptional regulator, which translates to MARPRAFDESQALRAALLAFWEYGYEETTLAVLMQATGLNKTSLYRTFGNKEELFERAVALYHRDFLGFRAEAMAAPSPKQITERLLRGMAALHNGDGTPPGCLETTAALATGPQNDPVRAMLSGNRNLIIPLLTERFEEFDADDLPPRMSAAQTASFVATVIMGMSVQAKGGHDRAEMDDVVTSTLRIWGD; encoded by the coding sequence ATGGCGCGCCCTCGAGCATTCGACGAGTCGCAGGCTCTTCGCGCAGCGCTCCTCGCCTTCTGGGAGTACGGCTACGAGGAGACGACGCTCGCCGTGCTGATGCAGGCGACCGGCCTGAACAAGACCAGCCTCTACCGCACCTTCGGCAACAAGGAGGAGCTGTTCGAGCGCGCCGTGGCCCTGTACCACCGCGACTTCCTCGGCTTCCGGGCGGAGGCGATGGCCGCACCCTCACCCAAGCAGATCACCGAGCGGCTCCTGCGCGGCATGGCCGCCCTGCACAACGGCGACGGCACCCCACCGGGCTGCCTCGAGACCACGGCGGCACTGGCGACCGGGCCCCAGAACGACCCGGTTCGCGCGATGCTCTCGGGCAATCGCAACCTGATCATCCCGCTCCTCACCGAGCGCTTCGAAGAGTTCGACGCCGACGACCTGCCACCCCGGATGTCGGCGGCTCAGACCGCGAGTTTCGTGGCGACCGTCATCATGGGCATGTCGGTGCAGGCCAAAGGCGGTCATGACCGCGCCGAGATGGACGACGTCGTCACGTCCACGCTCCGCATCTGGGGCGACTGA
- a CDS encoding SDR family NAD(P)-dependent oxidoreductase, with protein MFTRLNVVTKEADSMDLGLSGKNVIVTGSATGIGRSVVEAFVREGARVVAVDIRDDLIEEYAAATGAPGATDAPGRIVAVHADLTQAADIQAAVDRASEVFDGPPDILVNNVGAGRLASFEELTDDDFHRTFELNFFSMVRLCRALVPAMHAAGGGAVVNVTSDLSRQAEDVIVDYAASKAAVASVSKSLARAYAPRVRVNNVAPGPIWTPFWTDAEKGWLKAIEAAYGASGDDAVAALIADRGIPLGRMGTPEEVANAVLFLSSDAAGYTTGSTLAVDGGTVRATN; from the coding sequence GTGTTCACTCGCCTGAACGTCGTCACCAAGGAGGCTGACTCGATGGATCTCGGATTGTCGGGCAAGAACGTCATCGTCACGGGCAGCGCGACCGGCATCGGCAGGTCGGTGGTGGAGGCGTTCGTGCGGGAAGGCGCCCGCGTGGTGGCGGTGGACATCCGCGACGACCTGATCGAGGAATACGCGGCGGCGACGGGTGCGCCCGGTGCGACGGATGCGCCAGGCCGGATCGTCGCCGTGCACGCCGACCTGACGCAGGCCGCCGACATCCAGGCCGCCGTCGATCGGGCCAGCGAGGTGTTCGACGGGCCGCCCGACATCCTGGTGAACAACGTCGGAGCGGGCCGGCTCGCCTCGTTCGAGGAGCTCACCGACGACGACTTCCACCGCACCTTCGAGCTCAACTTCTTCTCGATGGTTCGCCTGTGCCGGGCGCTCGTGCCGGCGATGCACGCCGCCGGGGGCGGAGCCGTGGTGAACGTCACGTCCGACCTGTCACGGCAGGCGGAAGACGTGATCGTCGACTACGCCGCCTCCAAGGCCGCCGTGGCGAGTGTCTCGAAATCGCTGGCCCGCGCCTACGCGCCGCGCGTGCGCGTGAACAACGTCGCACCGGGCCCGATCTGGACGCCCTTCTGGACGGACGCCGAGAAGGGCTGGCTGAAGGCCATCGAAGCGGCATACGGGGCGAGCGGTGACGACGCGGTCGCCGCGCTGATCGCCGACCGCGGCATCCCGCTCGGCCGGATGGGAACGCCTGAGGAGGTCGCGAACGCGGTGCTGTTCCTGAGTTCCGATGCCGCCGGCTACACCACCGGCTCGACCCTCGCCGTCGACGGCGGCACCGTGCGGGCGACCAACTGA
- a CDS encoding cupin domain-containing protein, protein MTQIVKDANVPTILEHGGTCRSWFLFEKEALRQETMGGYLEFVDEFELLPGARLEPHSHDTDEFYYLLTGEARMRVGDDEFALGTGQLVRIPRNEIHSIWTTGDDGFRALAFAISYMPENRVGYTTYPEDGSPSRFVPSGSDRPEHHTA, encoded by the coding sequence ATGACACAGATCGTCAAAGACGCGAACGTGCCCACCATCCTGGAGCACGGCGGAACCTGCCGATCGTGGTTTCTCTTCGAGAAGGAGGCGCTGCGGCAGGAGACGATGGGCGGTTACCTCGAGTTCGTCGACGAGTTCGAGCTTCTCCCCGGGGCGCGCCTCGAACCGCACTCGCACGACACCGACGAGTTCTACTACCTGCTCACCGGGGAGGCCAGGATGCGGGTCGGTGACGACGAGTTCGCGCTCGGAACGGGCCAGCTCGTGCGCATCCCCCGCAACGAAATCCATAGCATCTGGACCACCGGAGACGATGGATTCCGCGCCCTCGCCTTCGCCATCAGCTACATGCCGGAGAACCGAGTCGGATATACGACCTACCCCGAAGACGGGTCGCCCTCGCGATTCGTGCCGAGCGGCAGCGACCGCCCCGAACATCACACAGCCTGA
- a CDS encoding alpha/beta fold hydrolase — protein MPYQLESTFSHHMIDLDEVQLHYVRGGSGPTVVLLHGWGSTWYMWRRVMGRLAENYTVIVPDLRGVGDSGMPQKPLSGYDKVTVAHDIHELVTRLDLGPVHLMGHDHGAAVSYAYAATFRDEVLSLVFCEMALMGVAGDKGIEYFMDQREELRLWHLSFHAANHVAEMLIHGKEREYLRWFYRMQIYNVDAISDEDIDVYARSYAGPGGLRLEYYRAFYQDGRDNKELMKRKLTIPVLALGGANSIRDLCVSSMEAVAENVEGVVVPDCGHWLPEERPQEFLDSVDAFLQRQ, from the coding sequence ATGCCTTATCAACTGGAGAGCACGTTCTCGCACCACATGATCGACCTCGACGAGGTGCAACTGCATTACGTGCGCGGCGGATCCGGCCCCACCGTCGTGCTGCTGCACGGCTGGGGGTCGACCTGGTACATGTGGCGGCGGGTGATGGGCCGTCTCGCCGAGAACTACACGGTAATCGTTCCCGATCTGCGAGGCGTGGGCGATTCGGGCATGCCGCAGAAGCCGCTGTCGGGCTATGACAAGGTGACGGTCGCCCACGACATCCACGAGCTCGTCACGCGCCTCGACCTCGGCCCCGTGCACCTGATGGGGCACGATCACGGCGCGGCGGTGTCCTACGCCTACGCGGCGACGTTCCGCGACGAGGTGCTGAGTCTTGTCTTCTGCGAGATGGCGCTGATGGGCGTGGCGGGCGACAAGGGCATCGAGTACTTCATGGACCAGCGGGAGGAGCTCCGGCTCTGGCACCTCTCCTTCCACGCCGCGAACCACGTCGCCGAGATGCTCATCCACGGCAAGGAACGCGAGTACCTGCGCTGGTTCTACCGCATGCAGATCTACAACGTGGATGCGATCTCCGACGAGGACATCGATGTCTACGCCCGGAGCTACGCCGGGCCGGGCGGTCTGCGGCTCGAGTACTACCGCGCGTTCTACCAGGACGGGCGTGACAACAAGGAACTGATGAAGCGGAAGCTGACCATCCCGGTGCTGGCGCTCGGCGGCGCGAACAGCATCCGCGACCTCTGCGTGAGCTCGATGGAGGCGGTGGCCGAGAACGTGGAGGGCGTCGTCGTGCCCGACTGCGGGCACTGGCTCCCTGAGGAGCGCCCGCAGGAGTTCCTCGACAGCGTCGACGCGTTCTTGCAGCGGCAGTAG
- a CDS encoding RecQ family ATP-dependent DNA helicase: MPEVHVDDVAAVARRVFGWAELRPGQAEAVEAVVTGSDVLAVMSTGYGKSAIYQLAGHLLDGPTVVVSPLISLQIDQVRHIGEATGRTDAVAVNSSQSRRLNAAAWSAVASGEAEFIFLAPEQLARDEVIDELGALAVGLVVVDEAHCVSAWGHDFRPDYLRLGGMIERLGSPRILALTATGSAPVREEIVRRLGMREPHIFVRGFDRPNVHLSVVRHEDKREKDRAVLAQVAAAAKPGLVYVATRGETERMAEALQTGGLRAAAYHGGLSSSERREVHERFQGDEVDAVVATSAFGMGIDKPNVRFVVHADITDSIDSYYQEVGRGGRDGAPAAATLHYRQEDLGLRRFFAGGRPDGAHVDAVIRSLDRADADADAEADDAGADAARPGDRASRRRELRAIAETSGLSEATTGTIVNLLIDAGLADERAAGVALTREVTAEQARAAVDEMAEQRLQIEESRLAMVRAYAETLGCRRQFLLAYFGDELAEPCGNCDTCESGTAYRQHPGADSAATASSAASGFHEGQRVHHVTWGEGEVVSVGADRVTVFFESAGYRVLSLEAVARDGLLRPSA; this comes from the coding sequence ATGCCCGAGGTGCACGTGGATGACGTCGCGGCGGTCGCGCGGCGCGTGTTCGGCTGGGCGGAGCTGCGGCCGGGCCAGGCCGAGGCCGTCGAAGCGGTGGTGACCGGCAGCGACGTGCTCGCGGTGATGTCGACCGGCTACGGCAAGTCCGCCATCTACCAGCTCGCCGGCCACCTCCTCGACGGCCCGACGGTCGTCGTCTCGCCCCTCATCTCGTTGCAGATCGACCAGGTGCGCCACATCGGCGAGGCGACGGGCAGAACGGATGCGGTCGCCGTCAACTCCAGTCAGTCACGCCGACTCAACGCCGCGGCCTGGAGCGCCGTGGCGTCGGGCGAGGCCGAGTTCATCTTTCTCGCCCCGGAACAGCTCGCGCGCGACGAGGTCATCGACGAGCTCGGCGCGCTCGCGGTGGGCCTCGTGGTGGTCGACGAGGCGCACTGCGTCTCGGCGTGGGGCCACGACTTCCGCCCCGACTACCTCCGACTCGGCGGCATGATCGAGCGCCTGGGTTCCCCGCGCATCCTGGCCCTGACGGCGACCGGATCGGCGCCCGTTCGCGAAGAGATCGTGCGGCGCCTGGGCATGCGCGAGCCCCACATCTTCGTGCGCGGCTTCGACCGCCCCAACGTGCACCTCTCGGTGGTGCGGCACGAGGACAAGCGCGAGAAGGATCGGGCCGTGCTCGCGCAGGTCGCGGCCGCGGCGAAGCCGGGCCTCGTCTACGTCGCCACCCGCGGGGAGACCGAACGGATGGCCGAGGCGCTGCAGACAGGAGGTCTGCGAGCGGCCGCCTATCACGGTGGGCTCAGCTCGTCGGAGCGCCGCGAGGTGCACGAACGGTTCCAGGGCGACGAGGTCGATGCCGTGGTGGCCACCTCGGCGTTCGGCATGGGGATCGACAAGCCGAACGTGCGATTCGTGGTGCACGCCGACATCACCGATTCGATCGACTCGTACTACCAGGAGGTGGGTCGAGGCGGTCGCGACGGCGCCCCGGCCGCAGCCACGCTGCACTACCGGCAGGAGGATCTGGGGCTCCGCCGGTTCTTCGCCGGCGGTCGGCCGGACGGCGCACACGTGGATGCGGTGATCCGGTCACTCGATCGCGCCGATGCCGATGCCGATGCCGAAGCCGACGACGCCGGCGCAGACGCCGCCCGGCCCGGCGACCGGGCCAGCCGCCGCCGGGAGCTCCGCGCGATCGCGGAAACCTCCGGCCTGTCGGAGGCCACCACCGGCACCATCGTGAACCTGCTCATCGACGCCGGCCTCGCCGACGAGCGCGCCGCCGGCGTCGCGCTCACCCGCGAGGTCACGGCCGAACAGGCGCGCGCCGCCGTCGACGAGATGGCCGAGCAACGATTGCAGATCGAGGAGTCACGGCTCGCCATGGTGCGCGCCTACGCCGAAACCCTCGGATGCCGCCGCCAGTTCCTCCTGGCCTACTTCGGCGACGAGCTGGCGGAGCCGTGCGGCAATTGCGACACCTGCGAGAGCGGAACCGCCTACCGGCAGCACCCCGGGGCGGATTCGGCGGCCACCGCCTCCTCCGCGGCATCCGGATTCCACGAGGGCCAGCGGGTGCACCACGTCACCTGGGGTGAGGGCGAGGTGGTGAGCGTGGGGGCCGACCGCGTCACAGTGTTCTTCGAGAGCGCGGGTTATCGGGTGCTCTCCCTCGAGGCGGTCGCCCGCGACGGGCTCCTCCGCCCGAGCGCCTGA
- a CDS encoding LuxR C-terminal-related transcriptional regulator: protein MSRTIGIAGAPRIPAAAVVRPRLIELLGTEAALHVVRGPAGSGKTVLLAQWAQSTIAQGVWVTIDRPRTAASALVRAIVRASSSAGLSSAAVASSVEAALDGSGAPWELLTDLVNQVGEMRIVIDDADLLDDETLTELLDFVRRTPTVRIVAAVRRSCPLTEPGAALAVDTTTVPPGALAFTADETASLVARSGSAHDPAVLAELTGGLAIAVRAMVVSGEPVTAESANVEPALAAIESYYSLRGRSLDEHSSHLRRFLLTTSVAEVLTPELASELSGDPRGSELLDLVEADGFGMWTGYDSSRVFAYTTLVRDLLQRDLRRSLPGEVDGLQRRVARWSLDHDRPFSALSIAVGVNDLSLASDIVRHAWLQLLASHAAQARELFAGTSLLTLRKYPLITMMLALIFNASGLHRARAVQLFGVAILSARAQRAGASPPDRALLRTMESASLRVIGRFNGADEAALDAFDILQHLSPADHDDLDRLEPALWAHVGTTFLYTGRIDEAITCFRAGIAIGDALQRPSALTSLALLAGTLALNGDIRAAQEVCREADSRVWPPRWKDGYAGSLYRLAEALIALENGDPDTAELRIRGLDPHRETIEHWPLIDHVEAMISLLRGRPGEALDQIDQSIRAHRKRSATSPQTLQRLAATRSLLQLAGGDSDAATRTLAAPGKQPGGWIVGQARVALGRGDHSGALRLTLLARRETLSIRQRAEADVIRLAALLRAGRHLEAQEVGAATLGFLTDHALAFPLALIPPTDLRAVQEFAERLGRDEFIPIVTRAGLHSVIPDQQPIPSLSEREHVVLRELLRNGSVADIAAALSVSPNTVKSQLRSIYRKLGVTNRDDAIVVATTRDLDAR from the coding sequence ATGAGCCGCACGATCGGCATCGCAGGAGCGCCGCGCATCCCCGCCGCTGCTGTGGTGCGACCTCGCCTGATCGAGCTGCTGGGCACGGAAGCCGCGCTGCACGTCGTGCGTGGGCCTGCGGGTTCCGGCAAGACCGTGCTGCTCGCGCAGTGGGCGCAGAGCACCATCGCACAGGGGGTCTGGGTCACGATCGACCGGCCACGAACCGCCGCTTCGGCCCTCGTGCGGGCGATCGTGCGGGCATCGTCTTCGGCGGGACTGTCCTCCGCCGCGGTGGCGTCCTCGGTGGAGGCGGCGCTCGACGGGAGCGGGGCGCCCTGGGAGCTGCTCACCGACCTCGTGAACCAGGTGGGCGAGATGCGGATCGTGATCGATGACGCCGACCTGCTCGACGACGAGACTCTGACCGAATTGCTGGATTTCGTCAGACGCACCCCGACCGTGCGGATCGTGGCAGCGGTCAGGCGGTCGTGCCCGCTCACGGAGCCGGGTGCCGCACTGGCCGTCGACACGACCACGGTGCCGCCCGGCGCGCTCGCATTCACGGCCGACGAGACCGCTTCGCTGGTGGCCAGGAGCGGTTCGGCGCACGACCCGGCTGTGCTGGCCGAGCTCACCGGCGGGCTCGCCATCGCGGTGCGGGCGATGGTGGTGAGCGGCGAACCGGTCACGGCCGAAAGCGCGAACGTGGAACCTGCACTTGCGGCGATCGAGTCGTACTACTCGCTGCGCGGCCGCTCGCTCGACGAGCACAGCTCGCACCTGCGCCGCTTTCTGCTCACCACCTCCGTGGCCGAGGTGCTCACCCCCGAACTCGCCTCGGAACTCTCCGGCGACCCGCGAGGCAGTGAACTCCTCGATCTGGTCGAAGCCGATGGCTTCGGCATGTGGACGGGTTACGACTCGTCACGCGTCTTCGCCTACACGACCCTCGTTCGCGACCTCCTGCAGCGCGATCTCCGTCGTTCGCTCCCTGGCGAGGTCGATGGTCTGCAGCGGCGCGTCGCCCGCTGGTCGCTCGACCACGACCGGCCGTTCTCGGCACTGTCGATCGCCGTCGGGGTCAACGATCTGAGCCTCGCGAGCGACATCGTGCGTCATGCCTGGCTGCAGCTGCTCGCCAGCCACGCCGCACAGGCGCGCGAGTTGTTCGCGGGCACGTCGTTGCTGACGCTGCGCAAATACCCCTTGATCACGATGATGCTGGCGCTGATCTTCAACGCGTCGGGCCTGCACCGTGCCCGAGCCGTTCAACTCTTCGGCGTGGCGATCCTCTCCGCCCGGGCGCAGCGGGCCGGAGCGAGCCCACCCGACAGGGCGCTCCTGCGCACCATGGAGAGCGCGTCGTTGCGGGTCATCGGGCGCTTCAACGGCGCCGATGAAGCGGCGCTCGACGCCTTCGACATCCTCCAGCACCTCTCCCCCGCCGACCACGACGACCTCGATCGCCTTGAACCAGCACTATGGGCGCACGTCGGCACCACCTTCTTGTACACCGGGCGCATCGACGAGGCGATCACCTGCTTCCGCGCAGGCATCGCCATCGGTGACGCGCTGCAACGCCCCTCGGCGCTCACCTCCCTCGCGCTACTGGCCGGCACGCTCGCCCTGAACGGCGACATCCGGGCCGCGCAGGAGGTGTGTCGCGAGGCCGACTCACGTGTCTGGCCTCCACGCTGGAAAGACGGCTACGCGGGCAGCCTCTACCGACTGGCCGAAGCATTGATCGCGCTCGAGAACGGTGATCCCGACACCGCGGAACTGCGCATCCGGGGCCTCGACCCGCATCGAGAGACCATCGAGCACTGGCCTCTGATCGATCACGTCGAAGCCATGATCTCCCTGTTGCGCGGCCGGCCGGGGGAGGCGCTCGACCAGATCGACCAGAGCATCCGCGCTCACCGCAAGCGGTCGGCGACCAGCCCGCAGACCCTGCAACGACTGGCCGCGACGCGCTCCCTGCTACAGCTGGCCGGCGGAGACTCCGACGCCGCGACCCGCACCTTGGCCGCACCGGGAAAGCAGCCGGGCGGTTGGATCGTCGGCCAGGCACGCGTCGCGCTCGGCCGAGGCGACCACTCGGGTGCGCTCCGGCTGACCCTCCTGGCGCGCCGCGAGACGCTGTCGATCCGTCAGAGGGCCGAGGCCGACGTCATCCGACTCGCCGCCCTGCTGAGGGCGGGGCGGCACCTCGAGGCCCAGGAGGTCGGGGCGGCGACGCTCGGCTTCCTCACCGACCATGCCCTCGCTTTTCCTCTGGCGCTGATTCCGCCAACCGACCTGCGCGCCGTCCAGGAGTTCGCCGAGCGACTCGGCCGCGACGAGTTCATTCCCATCGTCACGCGTGCGGGCCTGCACTCCGTCATACCCGACCAGCAACCCATCCCTTCGCTCAGCGAGCGTGAGCACGTTGTGCTGCGCGAGCTGCTTCGCAACGGTTCGGTGGCCGACATCGCGGCCGCCCTGTCGGTCTCCCCCAACACGGTGAAGTCACAACTGCGCAGCATCTACCGCAAGCTCGGTGTCACGAACCGCGATGACGCCATCGTCGTCGCCACCACGCGCGACCTCGACGCGCGGTAG
- the pgm gene encoding phosphoglucomutase (alpha-D-glucose-1,6-bisphosphate-dependent), with the protein MHERAGTVALPEDLIDVDALVRAYYDLHPDVTDPEQKVIFGTSGHRGSSFNTAFNEDHIAAITQAIVEYRAGQGITGPLFIGRDTHGLSKPAEDTALEVLNANGVTVWTDSRDSWTPTPAVSHAILRYNREGHDDQADGIVVTPSHNPPADGGFKYNPPHGGPADSDATGWIANRANELIAGGLAEVKRVARGAGAASGTYDFREHYVADLETVIDLDAIAKSKIHIGADPLGGASVEYWDLIRDRYGLNLDVVNETVDPQWAFMTLDWDGKIRMDCSSPYAMASLVARRHDFDISTGNDADADRHGVVTPDAGIMNPNHYLAVAIQYLYSRREGWSPDAAIGKTLVSSSMIDRVASSLGRTLWEVPVGFKWFVPGLIDGSVAFGGEESAGASFLRFDGTVWTTDKDGILLALLAAEILAVTGKTPSQHYAELTEEYGDPVYQRVDAPASKAQKAELAKLDGDAITATELAGDPIIAKLSHAPGNGAAVGGVKVVTDRAWFAARPSGTEDVYKIYAESFVDEEHLRRVQAEAKSIVDAALGA; encoded by the coding sequence ATGCATGAGCGTGCGGGCACAGTTGCCCTCCCTGAAGACCTGATCGACGTCGATGCCCTGGTGCGGGCCTATTACGACCTGCACCCGGATGTGACCGACCCCGAACAGAAGGTGATCTTCGGCACGTCGGGCCACCGCGGCTCGTCGTTCAACACCGCGTTCAACGAGGATCACATCGCCGCCATCACGCAGGCGATCGTCGAATACCGCGCCGGGCAGGGCATCACCGGGCCGCTGTTCATCGGCCGCGACACGCACGGCCTGTCGAAGCCGGCCGAAGACACCGCTCTCGAAGTGCTGAACGCCAACGGCGTGACGGTCTGGACCGACTCCCGCGACAGCTGGACGCCGACGCCCGCCGTCTCGCACGCCATCCTGCGCTACAACCGTGAAGGTCACGACGACCAGGCCGACGGCATCGTCGTGACGCCGAGCCACAACCCGCCGGCCGACGGCGGCTTCAAGTACAACCCGCCGCACGGTGGCCCGGCCGACTCGGATGCGACGGGCTGGATCGCGAACCGCGCCAACGAGCTGATCGCCGGCGGGCTCGCCGAGGTGAAGCGCGTGGCCCGGGGCGCCGGCGCGGCATCCGGAACCTACGATTTCCGCGAGCACTACGTGGCCGACCTCGAGACCGTGATCGATCTCGACGCCATCGCCAAGTCGAAGATCCACATCGGCGCCGACCCGCTGGGCGGGGCCTCGGTGGAGTACTGGGACCTCATCCGCGACCGCTACGGCCTCAACCTCGACGTGGTGAACGAGACCGTCGACCCCCAGTGGGCGTTCATGACGCTGGACTGGGACGGCAAGATCCGCATGGACTGCTCCAGCCCCTACGCCATGGCCTCATTGGTCGCCCGCCGCCACGACTTCGACATTTCGACGGGCAATGACGCGGATGCCGACCGACACGGGGTGGTCACCCCCGACGCCGGCATCATGAACCCGAACCATTACCTCGCCGTGGCCATCCAGTACCTGTACTCGCGCCGCGAGGGCTGGTCTCCGGATGCCGCGATCGGTAAGACCCTGGTGTCGAGCTCGATGATCGATCGCGTCGCCTCGTCGCTCGGCCGCACCCTCTGGGAGGTTCCGGTGGGCTTCAAGTGGTTCGTGCCGGGCCTCATCGACGGGTCGGTCGCGTTCGGCGGCGAGGAGTCGGCCGGGGCATCTTTCCTCCGCTTCGACGGCACGGTCTGGACCACCGACAAAGACGGCATCCTGCTGGCCCTGTTGGCGGCCGAGATCCTCGCGGTGACGGGCAAGACGCCGTCGCAGCACTACGCGGAGCTCACCGAGGAGTACGGCGATCCGGTTTACCAGCGTGTCGACGCTCCGGCCTCGAAGGCGCAGAAGGCCGAGCTCGCGAAGCTCGACGGCGACGCGATCACGGCCACCGAGCTGGCGGGCGATCCGATCATCGCGAAGCTGTCGCACGCACCCGGCAACGGTGCTGCGGTGGGCGGCGTGAAGGTCGTGACCGATCGCGCCTGGTTCGCGGCCCGGCCGTCCGGCACCGAGGACGTCTACAAGATCTACGCCGAGAGCTTCGTCGACGAAGAGCACCTGCGCCGCGTGCAGGCCGAGGCGAAGTCGATCGTCGACGCGGCCCTCGGGGCCTGA
- the pheA gene encoding prephenate dehydratase, translated as MSETYSYLGPSGTFTEAALAQVPEAQGKEWHSVNNVGEALDDVVSGRSVAAMIAIENSIEGGVSATQDALANIPGLRIVGEYLVRVQFVLVARPGTTLDEVRVVNAHPVAYAQTRKWLDSHVPAHGHIPSTSNVAAALSLFENDLADAAVAPPQIVQHHALEVLAENISDNANAVTRFVLVSRGAAVPPATGADKTSIIAELPDDRSGALLELLEQFSTRGVNLSLLQSRPIGDALGRYRFVIDADGHITDERVADALLGVRRFSPKIIFLGSYPRADRSPVEYVPRYDNDVFIEARDWLRALVSGEPEA; from the coding sequence ATGTCGGAGACCTACAGCTACCTCGGCCCATCGGGAACGTTCACCGAGGCGGCGCTCGCCCAGGTGCCCGAGGCCCAGGGCAAGGAGTGGCACTCCGTCAACAACGTGGGCGAGGCGCTCGACGACGTCGTGTCGGGGCGCAGTGTGGCGGCGATGATCGCCATCGAGAACTCGATCGAGGGTGGCGTATCAGCGACCCAGGATGCGCTCGCGAACATCCCGGGGCTCCGGATCGTCGGCGAATACCTGGTGAGAGTGCAGTTCGTGCTGGTGGCCCGGCCGGGCACGACGCTCGACGAGGTTCGGGTCGTGAACGCGCATCCGGTGGCCTACGCGCAGACCCGCAAGTGGCTCGACTCGCATGTGCCGGCGCACGGGCACATCCCGTCGACCTCGAACGTGGCCGCCGCGCTGTCGTTGTTCGAGAACGACCTGGCGGATGCCGCGGTGGCGCCCCCGCAGATCGTGCAGCACCACGCACTCGAGGTGCTGGCCGAGAACATCTCCGACAACGCGAACGCGGTCACGCGCTTCGTTCTGGTGTCGCGGGGTGCAGCGGTGCCGCCCGCGACCGGGGCCGACAAGACGAGCATCATCGCCGAGCTGCCCGACGACCGTTCGGGTGCACTGCTGGAGCTGCTCGAGCAGTTCTCGACCCGCGGCGTGAACCTCTCGCTGCTGCAGTCACGGCCCATCGGCGACGCCCTCGGCCGCTACCGCTTCGTCATCGACGCCGACGGGCACATCACCGACGAGCGGGTGGCGGATGCGCTGCTCGGCGTGCGCCGGTTCAGCCCGAAGATCATCTTCCTCGGCTCGTATCCGCGGGCCGACCGCTCCCCCGTGGAATACGTGCCGCGCTACGACAACGACGTCTTCATCGAGGCGCGCGACTGGCTCCGAGCCCTCGTCTCGGGCGAGCCCGAGGCCTGA